ACAGCACCCAATGGCCTAAACGCACCGTCACTTGTAGACGACAACAATGACTCTATTGTTGACCTGGTTTACGCGGGCGACCTGCAAGGCAACCTGTGGAAGTTTGATGTATCCAGCGCCACCTCGTCAGGCTGGGTGGTATCCAAGAACGTGGGCGGCAAGCCGGCACCCCTTTTCACCGCTACGGATGACAACGGCATCCCGCAACCGATTACTTCTGCTCCGGAAATCGCCGATCAGACTTCGGCGGCTGGAGGCTTGATGGTATTTTTCGGTACAGGCCGGTACCTGGGCAAGAGTGATATCATCGTCTCGCCGACGACACAGATGCAGAGTTTCTACGGTATCTGGGATGAAACCGGTTCAGGTACCGAGAACAACACCCAGGTCAAGAAAGCAAACCTTCTTGAGCAAGCTATTACCCAGACAGATGTCAATGGCAATAATGCCGGTGCCGGATCAGCTAACCCGCCCGCATTCAGGACGTCCAGTGACACCAGCATTGATTCATGGGGCTCATCCGGAACACCTGGCACCTACATGGGCTGGAAGATAGATTTCGACCCGGCCGTTACCGGCTTTGCGGGTGAACGCGTCATCTACAAATCCCTCGCCTGGGGCGACACCATTATCTTCTCAACGCTGATACCGGAAGACCGCCCATGTGGCGCCGGCGCCAAGGGCTGGATAATGGCACTGAACCGCACCAACGGCGGTCCACCTCCTGAAGCATTCTTTGATACCAATGAAGACGGTGAGATCGATTTAATCGATAATAGCGTATGTAATGGTACCGCTTGCGGCGGCCAGTTTGATCCCGGTGGCGCGCCCGTTGAACAGAAGCCCATGCAGGGCATACCTCCTGCAGCGGGTGGCGTAACACCACCCAGGCGAAGTTGCGACAACCTTGACAGCATCCTGGTTGGTGGCAACTCGTCCGGCGACACGCCGACTTCCAAGAAAACCAAAACACCGGTCAGCCTGTGCAGGCAAAGCTGGCGTGAACTGCAATAACCGGAGGCGGACATGAAGATACTTGACTTCATACGGGCAACTCTATTTCTCGCACCGACACTGTTGATACCGGTTACCGGGGTCGCTACCGAAAACCGGCCGACCTTGCCAGCGGAGATAGTGAATTTTGGCATCGTCGACGAGCTTCGCGCGAGAAACATGGAAATCATTATCAACGACACCTTGCTGAAACTGTCGGCAGGTTCACGCATCAAGAATGCACAAGGTACTCCGATCCCGGTCAGTTTTGCCCGAAAAGGCACCAAGGCCGCTTACTCGGTCAAACACGATAACCGATCAGGATATGGAATCATTATTGAGCTGTGGCTATTGCCGGCAGACTACAACCTGCCCCAATAACATGGCCGGCTTTTCAACCTTGACGGAACAGGATTATATGAACAAAACAAACAGCCAAGGCTTCACCCTGATTGAACTCATGATCGTGGTTGTCATTATCGGGGTGCTTTCGTCGTTCGCATACTCCAGCTATCAGGACCATGTCAGGAAAGCGCGTCGCACCGATGCAAAGGGCCCATTAACCCAACTGGCCAACATACAGGAAAAATTTTTTACTGAATGCAACCGCTATGCAGCACAGTCGTCATCGACAGCCGCGGACAAGGCCTGCAGCACTGCAGCTGACCCGGGCAGTGCGACGCTTATTTATTCCGCGCTATCCCCGGAAAACCATTACCGTATTTCCATCCTGGCGCCGGTCACCGCCGGGTGCACAACGGCCAACTGCTATTTACTGGAAGCTGATCCGAACGGTGCCGGCACTACCGGTCTCCAGTCCAACGACGGTCGTTTTCGCATTGACCAGGCGGGACGAAAAAGCTGGGACAAAAACGATACCGGGACCGTTGACGCCAACGGCATGTTCAACGGCAAATGGAGTGACAAGAAATAACTGGCTAATCAGGCAGGTGCACGCAAAGGTTTGGGTATGGCAAAGTGTATGGTCTCAGGTTCTCCACCCTGCACGTCTGAAACCGCTGCGCCCCACTGTCTGAGCTGATCAAGAACCTGCTGTACAAGCAGTTCCGGTGCGGATGCTCCGGCCGTAAGGCCGACAGTCTGGGCGGATTCAAACCAGGACTGCTGAAGATCCTGTGGTCCATCAACCATGTATGCACGACAACCCCTGGCTTCGGCCACTTCGCGCAAACGATTGGAGTTGGAGCTGTTTGCCGAACCCACAACAATGACCACGTCTGACTCACCTGCCAGACGCTTTATGGCATCCTGGCGATTCTGCGTCGCGTAACAAATATCATCTTTCTTCGGCCCTGATATTCCCGGAAAACGTTTCTTCAGTGCCGCGACCACCTTTTCCGTGTCGTCGACACTCAAGGTTGTCTGGGTAACATAGGTCAGAGGTCCTTCACCTGCAATCTCCAGACTTGCCACATCGTCCGGTGACTCAACAAGGTAAATCCGGTCTTTGACCTGGCCCAGCGTACCTTCAACCTCAGGATGACCGGCATGGCCAATCATAATAGTCTGGCTCCCTGCCTTGTGCTGATGCATAACCTCCATGTGTACCTTGGTCACCAGCGGACAGGTTGCATCAAACACCTGTAATTGGCGCTGCTGAGCCTCGTCGCGAACTGCCTGGCTGACTCCATGAGCGCTGAATATCACTGTCGCACCATCAGGCACTTCGTCAAGCTCCTCAACAAATACAGCGCCTTTTTGCCTGAGGTCATCGACAACAAAACGATTGTGTACGACCTCGTGGCGCACATACACGGGCGCACCGAACATCTGCAGTGCACGCTCAACGATCTCAATGGCACGATCAACACCGGCACAAAACCCACGGGGGCTGGCGAGAATGACTTTCATGATTTCGATCCGGTCAAGCCGGCTCCACGTTCAGTATTTCTATGTCAAACAACAGGTCATAGCCTGCCAACGGATGCGAGAAATCAACGCGCACCTGGCCTTCACTGTTTGCCAGGATCACTCCGGCAATCTCTTCACCGGATGGCGTGGTAAAGCCAATAACATTGCCTTCACTTGTATCCATGTCTTCCGGAAACTCATCCAGCGGTATGGTCAGGATCCGCTCCTGCTCAGCAGGACCATAGGCCTCCATGCACGGTACCTCGAATTTCCTGGTATCACCCTTTTGCAATCCAAGCATGCGTGATTCCAGCCCCTCGATCAGTTCGCCGCTGCCGATGGTGACGGTGGCCGGCTCGCCTTCACGGGAACTGTCGGCTACGTGATTCTCCGATGGAATAGTGAGCGTATAATGGAATGTGACAACAGACCCGTTTACAACCTGGTCGCTCATACCTGCTTCTCCTGCGCTTCATTCGAACCTGATCTCCGGCCAATAATGCGCCAGCCAAAACTGTCAACAATCAGCAGTACGGCGCCAACAGAAATAGCCGAATCGGCTATATTGAAATTGGGCCAGGACCAGGTGCCGTAGAAGAAATGCAGGAAGTCCACAACCTTGCCAAGATAGATACGATCAATAACATTGCCTATGGCTCCACCCAGTACCAGCATCAGTGCCACGGCCAGTTGCAGCTCATCCTGCCTGAGTTTCCTGACCATGGTTACGATGACAATACTGACAGCTACGGCAAGCACAATAAAAAAGATACGTTGCCAGCCACCGGCATCATGAAGAAAACCGAAGGCCGCGCCGGTATTATAGGCAAGCTCCAGGTCAAAGAATGGCAAAACCGGGATCACACCCTTGCTCAGCATTTTTACCGCCAGCACCTTGGTCAGCTGATCAAGCCCGATAACAGCTGCCGATATCCACCACAGGCGCAACATCAGGCAAACTCCCGGTTTTCGCCGCCACCGATATTGGTGATACAACGATCACACAGCTCGGAATGTTCACTGTTGCTGCCGACATCTTCGCGACGATGCCAGCAACGCACGCACTTGCCATGATCCAGTGCGGATACGGAAACAAACAAATCCTTGCGCTCGGTTTCGGCGGCATCGGCCGGCCTGTTATCCAGTCCATGCACGTTCGCATAAGATGTAATCAGGACAAACCGCAGCTCGTCGCCAATGCGATCCAGTTTTGCCTTCAGCTCATCAGAACAATACAAATCCACCTGCGCTTCCAGTGCCGCGCCAATGCTGCCGGCCGCGCGCAAACGCTCCAGTTCCTTGGCGACCGTATCGCGCACTTCAATAACGTCAGCCCAGTAACCGCGATCCAGGCCATCGGAAAACTGCTTGCCAAACCCGGCCGGGAACGAGTACCACTCGGCAATAAATACACTGGACTCACGCTTGCCGGCAAAACACTGCCAGATTTCATCGGCGGTAAAACTGAGAATCGGTGCCAGCCAACGCACCAGTGCTTCAAGTATATGGTACATCGCCGTTTGCGCTGACAGTCGACCACGACTGTGACGCGGCATCGTGTACAAACGGTCCTTGAGAATATCCAGGTAGAAACCACCCAGTTCCACCACGCAAAACTGGTGCAGC
The nucleotide sequence above comes from Gammaproteobacteria bacterium. Encoded proteins:
- a CDS encoding type IV pilin protein; this translates as MNKTNSQGFTLIELMIVVVIIGVLSSFAYSSYQDHVRKARRTDAKGPLTQLANIQEKFFTECNRYAAQSSSTAADKACSTAADPGSATLIYSALSPENHYRISILAPVTAGCTTANCYLLEADPNGAGTTGLQSNDGRFRIDQAGRKSWDKNDTGTVDANGMFNGKWSDKK
- the ispH gene encoding 4-hydroxy-3-methylbut-2-enyl diphosphate reductase encodes the protein MKVILASPRGFCAGVDRAIEIVERALQMFGAPVYVRHEVVHNRFVVDDLRQKGAVFVEELDEVPDGATVIFSAHGVSQAVRDEAQQRQLQVFDATCPLVTKVHMEVMHQHKAGSQTIMIGHAGHPEVEGTLGQVKDRIYLVESPDDVASLEIAGEGPLTYVTQTTLSVDDTEKVVAALKKRFPGISGPKKDDICYATQNRQDAIKRLAGESDVVIVVGSANSSNSNRLREVAEARGCRAYMVDGPQDLQQSWFESAQTVGLTAGASAPELLVQQVLDQLRQWGAAVSDVQGGEPETIHFAIPKPLRAPA
- a CDS encoding FKBP-type peptidyl-prolyl cis-trans isomerase, yielding MSDQVVNGSVVTFHYTLTIPSENHVADSSREGEPATVTIGSGELIEGLESRMLGLQKGDTRKFEVPCMEAYGPAEQERILTIPLDEFPEDMDTSEGNVIGFTTPSGEEIAGVILANSEGQVRVDFSHPLAGYDLLFDIEILNVEPA
- the lspA gene encoding signal peptidase II, yielding MLRLWWISAAVIGLDQLTKVLAVKMLSKGVIPVLPFFDLELAYNTGAAFGFLHDAGGWQRIFFIVLAVAVSIVIVTMVRKLRQDELQLAVALMLVLGGAIGNVIDRIYLGKVVDFLHFFYGTWSWPNFNIADSAISVGAVLLIVDSFGWRIIGRRSGSNEAQEKQV